The Setaria viridis chromosome 6, Setaria_viridis_v4.0, whole genome shotgun sequence genome contains a region encoding:
- the LOC117861815 gene encoding uncharacterized protein: MDFNFLRLQPCEGPFYGIVPGKGSYSIGRVFLTVTFGTQANYRKEYLTFDVVNFKTSTHAILGRPMLVRFMVILHHTYLILKMLAPNGVLSIYDDIEMSYKCDTKIV; the protein is encoded by the coding sequence atggacttcaacttcttGCGGCTCCAGCCTTGTGAAGGacccttctacggcattgtccctggcaaagggtcctactcGATTGGTCGAGTTTTTTTGAcagtcacctttggcacacaGGCTAACTACCGCAAGGAGTACCTCACATTTGATGTGGTGAACTTCAAGACTTCCACTCATGCCATCCTTGGTAGGCCCATGTTGGTGAGGTTTATGGTGATCCTGCATcacacctacctcatcctcaagatgctgGCTCCAAACGGAGTCCTCTCCATCTATGACGACATTGAAATGTCTTACAAGTGTGATACCAAGATAGTTTAG